From the genome of Nicotiana tabacum cultivar K326 chromosome 17, ASM71507v2, whole genome shotgun sequence:
ccaggtccacttaagaGATTTTTCTAGGTCACTCTTCACTCTGCCTAGATATTCCTGAAGTTGTCTGTTTTTCTCAAGCTCAACACACAGACTAGATTTCACTGATTTTAGCTCATTTTCAAGCCTAAGGCGTGCCTCACTTtcaacttcctttcccttttgagtGTTCATAGGCCTGCTTTCCCTTCTTAGTTTCTCAATTATTTCCTTTAGGTCTACAACTACTACtaataggtcatctctctcatgctctaTGTTTGCAATTCTCTCAGTCAAAatatctttttccctttttaaactTTCAATGGTCTCTCTTAGATTAACCGCAACCACCACTAGATCATCTCTCTCGTGTTCTATTTCTCCTAATTCCGTGGTTAGCGCATTTTTATCATTAATGAGACGgtgataagcatcaattaaaacATTAGCCGAAGATATAAGCTTCTTTTGagaataaaatttcaaatttctttgaacatctagaaagtttacctcatctTCATCTTTATCTTCCTCATCCTCATATGGAATCATATTCAGCTCCTTTACTTTCTACTGCCATTATGGAGTTGTCATCTTGATCATCATCATCTCCAGATtcactggaggagtctccccatgcagcaagagcttgtttcacaacATTGTCAATGACATCTTTTCTCTTGAACTTTTTGTGAGGAACTTGGTTCCTTTTGCCTCATTTGTGTGTGTTGTGCTTGTATTGGTCTTGCTTAAGGAGAGGGCAATCCTTGATGAAGTGTCCTGACTTCCTGCATTTATGACATAGGTCATACCCTCTTGGCTTGCTTGAACTACCCCTCTTTGGGATACCTCCATTTCTGCGAACTATTTTCTGAAATCTCTTTGTCAGATATGCCATATCAGTATCCTCAACTCCTGAGTCATTGTTGTCtgtcttgaggaccaggttcttctctcttttgggctctcttctctcattgtccttcttcttcttcttcttcttcttcttcttcttcttcttcttcttcttcttcttcttcttcttcttcttcttcatttcataagttttcagattaccaatgagttcatcaatggtcagCTTCTGCAAATCCTTTGCCTCTGTGATGGCGTTTACCTTGCTATCCCAGGAACCAGGTAATACACTAAGTATTTTTCTGACATGTTTGTTCCTGGGAATGATCTCTCCCAgtgagtgaagctcattgatgatagAGGTGAAGTGAGTGTACATGTCCTGAATGGACTTGTCGTCCTTCATTCTGAAGAGCTCATACTCAGTTGTCAATATGTCGATCTTCGACTGCTTGACTTGAGTTGTCCCTTCGTGTACTATTTGAAGGGCTTCTCAGATCTCCTTAGCATTTTGACAAGCTGAGATACAGTTGTATTCATCTGGTCTGATGCCACAGATAAAAATCTTTTTTGCCCTGAAATTTTTCTCAATAGCCTTTCTGTTAGCATAGTTGTactcttttctcatttttgggaCTATAGTTGTTCCCTCACCAACAGTTTTCATGGGAACAAAAGGTCCATCACAAATTAAATCCGACAACTCTGAGTCCTCAACCATGatgaaatcatgcattcttgttttcCACCAACCATAGTATTGGCCGTTGAAGCTAGGTGGTTTGTACGTTGATTATCCTTCctcgaagtttggtggagcaaCCATGATGAAGAttctttctaggtgttaaccttttagaaaaaACCGCTCTGATATCAATTGATAAAGACTAAAGGTCCATCAAACTAtgtagagaaccaggttctctaaaagttcccacagaacacacgCACACTGCAGTAAGTAAGTGACACAatggaattttacgtggaaaattctcagctcacgggattaaaaatcacgatCGACCCTTGTagaatttcaacttcactactaagcaaacttcagattacaaactattgtaacctaggaattaaccttttaatccctcactaacttgtaacaactctgTTACAAGcccctttgtaataactctattacaaagcttacaactcgactaactctagccaagacacaaacacaaggtttatgattttacaaaaatttcctaaacaatgcttctaactaagctaagtaggaattacaagttaAGTGCTTTAACAAAGGTACAATATAACTAAGGACATGTAATGACTCAATACAGGAAATTGGTTCttcgttatgttgttctttgttcttgatgcctttgAGAATCACTTGCAAGATTGACACAGACTTGAGAGAATGCTTAATCGATTCTTGAATGTGCAAAGTGTTTTGTTTTGCCTTTGCTTGATGTTAATAActcatttgtgacatcacttgaatgatgcaagcaagttaggtaaagggcattccccataaagttgaATGTTGCACTGTTTTTGCACTGTTGCGTGTGCAGGCAGTAACTTTACAGCTGTGGGGAGTTGACTTGTATAGTCACCAAGGGAACTGGTGGCCATTTATTCCCTCTCTTGTTCctttgactctgaagagttgaaccgCGTCCCCGAACTGAGACTTGTTGTTCTTTAAGTACTTGAGAATGTGTAACAGGTTGCTTATCTGATTCTTATCATTAAGTATGTTAGATCATCGAAACATAACAGGAATACATATAACCTATCATGACAAGATGCTCAAGCTGCAGCCAGTAGGCACAGGTATCATTGTTTGCTGGGAAATGCCTAAGTCTGGCACATTCAAGCTGAATATTAATGGAAGCCATACGCCATCAACAGGTAAAGCTGGATGGGGAGGTGTGCTTAGAGCCTATAATGGTAATATGTTCATGTTTTTTTCTCAGCCAGTCGACAGTAATAGCTATATCATGGCAGAAGTACAGTCTGCAAAGTTTGGTATTGATTGCTATGTTCAAAATGGCTATAAGGAATTCACTTTGGAACTAGACTCACTAGAAGTTATTCACATGATAATTGAACAACAAGCCAAGATTTAGAAACTGCAAGACACCATTAGAGACATCTCTCAATAGTTGAGTCAGGCTAATGTCATAGTAACACATTGTTTTAGGGAGGATAATAGTGTTGCGGATTATCTAGCAAAAAGTGCCAAAGATAATCATCATGGTTCTGTTTATCACACTTTCAGAGATCATCCTAATGGTGCCAAGGATCCTTCCTGTTAGACAAATTTCAGATGCCTTCCATTAGGCTTAAGATATGACATGGCTAATTTCTATGTTAGTCCAAATTTGAATGTGGGGCGGCTGAATAAATTTTTGCTTTTCATGCCATCCTTTTTTGAAGGACAAGTGTTTGTCCTTGTGTTGTGTCTTTTGAGGTAAGGTCAAGCCCCCTCTTGGTACTCTTTCTCATAAATACGATCACCCCCATATCACTGggaaatgttttaaaaaaaatagaggcTCCTAGAGAAGAGACAAGAGCCAGAGAAATTTACCTTGAATCCTCTCGTCTTGTTAATTTAGCAGTATCTTTTACCTCACTTTATTATCAGTCTTTTAAACATTTAAAGGTATCTATTTGTAAGAAACTGTAATTTATCACACTTTATGTGATTTTCAAACAAGTAAATTTTTACTTCACCAAAAATAAAATTGATTACAAATTCATGTAAAAAAGTTAGAACACTGTCCTCCGGAGGAGtctccctttttttcatttttctttttttgagtggagaggtttttttttcttctcaagaacGTACGGTAAGCTAGGCCAAACGGATGGGAAGAATACGAGATCTCTGATCTTGGTTTTGTACCCTTGACCAACATGAAGAAAACCTAGATCATCTACAAACAAGAACTATCATCGTCAAACACAACTATTTAAAAAGTGATGCCTCATTGTCGTGACATTACATATCATTTTGTTACGGTTTtcgaaggaggaggaggaaagTGATTGGCCTAATTTCCTCCTTTGCCATCTCTTCATCTACTAATCTACCATATTCCTGAAACAACTCCTCAATAATTGCTTCTCCAAAATGGTGAGCCACCATTGATTCTTGGATAGACCTAACTGTCATAGCCACCGTTGTTCCGTAGCTCATACCTTTTGCAATTGCTTTCTCTATTTCAAACGTTTCTAGCCGTTCCACTTCAAAGCACCCATTTACCTTTACTGCTGCTTCTATTTCTTCCTTACATGGAGCATAAAAATGTACATCATAAGACTCAAGCTTTTCCTTTTCCACTTCTCCCTAAACATAATGACAAATAATTAGAATatcaaaaaaagtatttttagtGCTAATTACACGTCCAGATTTTAGTCTTCATACTATATTCGTTGGAAAATAAAGTGAGTGGCGCATAAATTAAAGTACTGTGTGATATATAAGTCTTATTTATTGCCAATTACGTGCATTTTTATTGGCACATCCGCTGTACAAGCCTCTTCGCTCAACAAGATAAAATGAACTTATATAGACTACATATTTTGTTAATGACCAACTTATTAATACGTACCTTACTAGTTAAATTCTTTAATGCTTGATAGAGGATTTTCCAGAAGAAAGCATTTCCTCTATCAACGTGATTAAAACCTTCCCTGCCTAATAAAATCAGCACCATCTTTCCTCCGCTTACCAGCTCATCCGACCGCGAATGGAGGAACAACGAGAGGTCCTCCTCGAACTGGTTAAAGTAAGCTTTGGAAACCTCAGAAGGACTATGTTCGGATATGTATATGCTGTTTTTATTCAAGGAATTTCCCTGTTCATCATATAATCCTGGTGGAACctgagagagaaaagaagtttAAACTTTATGAGCATTAATATAAGAAATGTTGACATAATCAGGTCAATTACAATGTAATTTCAGATAACTTCATTCAATAAGCAATGGTTTTTTTTACCTAGAATAAATAGTAAATATGCTAGTACCAGCTTAAATTATTAGAGAGACCCAATTTAGACAGCCTAACTCTTTTCCATGGGCCAAAGATGAGCCTAATTTTTTGTGCGAATTCAGTACCTCTGACTAATCTGATACTATCTTGAAGTGTATGATCATCTGGTTAAGTtgttggaaaaaaaataaaattttacttatttataGTGTAAACATTTTATATTCTGTctgtgtatataacttaaatttaaCAAAATGATAACTGAAACAAGCACTCTTTAATTCAATTGAACAAACTAAAATTGTTGAGAATTAATTGAAGAGACTAACCCTGGAAAGCCAATGCAAGCTATAAGATGAATAGATAAAGTGCAAGCAATGATCTGGAAAGAGTCTTCCATAAAATGAGCCAGGATAAGCagctatatatatatttgaagtGCCTCCATTTTCATGACCATTTCTTTTCTGCTTCAACAATTGATGAAACTCTGGCAAGGCCTGGAAAATAGCGTTGAAGTCATTCGTCGGAAGGTCGTTCAGAAAAACTCGGAACTCCGGTGCCGGTTGCTCAAGCTTTTTGCGGCAGCTACTTTCGATTTTATCCAAGATATCCTTAAGGTTTGACAAGGTATTAGGTCCTGAGGAACAACCTAAGTCAGCTATGCCTATGCTTTTAGGCTTTGTTGCGAGATAAACTTCTTCCACGGTCTCCAGAATTATATGCTTCACCATATCAGATGCCTTCTTCTGCataattaaaagtttaaattctATACACTAAGAGAgggtataaaaaaaaaattgcactaTTAAATAAACACGATAAGCAGTAATCCCATCGTATTTGCAAAACTTTAGTATAATAGGCAGTATAGCTATCATTTCTAACACTTGTAGTATTTATTATGTGATGCAAGAGAGACCTGGAGTGAAGAATTTCTGGAATAGCTAGTTTCTCCAACTCCTCCTGTCATGTGGAAGACTTTCTCAACATCCATGGTGGAGAGAGTTTAATTCTACAATCTTTGTGTCCAACCCCAGAGTGTTTGCCATCCCCTTTTAAAGGCATGTTTCAACAGGGAGTGGGGTTTtgacatatttttacttttttttggtttttgttttaaatGGTTCCGATATGTGTATGGAGCTCCCGACTCATACAAATTTTCGATGTGTAAAAAGAGATGGAAGCGTTTTGTATAAGAGTTTTTTTCATTCTCAAGGCTCGAATTGAAATCCTCTTTTAAGTGTGAAAGAATCCTATCTATTTTACCATAAGCCTGGATGGTGATACAATTTTACATTATCTCATATCTAAAGAGTCCGGAATAAAACAATTTATCTTTGGAATTTTTGCTTATTAGTAGCGCTGGTTGGAAAATTTATGGATGAAATATCTCGTGCGTAACAAGATCACACTAAGTAGGTGTTTGAAGTCTTGAGGTAAAATTAATCTAAAGTCACAGTTGACttataattaattctgatttaatCAAAATATCTACTACTACTTTATATCTCTAATATAATTTGTAATTCACAAAGTAATGCTTTTGAAACAAAATCCTTAACTTCCTCTCTGTAACATTTCAagcattcattctttttcatgTAAAGGTacttttaaatatataatttattgttTGTAAATATATAGCTACAATGGTATTTTGATTATTATAATATAAATTTTGCAGAACAGATCAACTACTACTTGTTATTGACTTCAAAAACTTTTATACTCTGTTTTAAAAGGTTGTGGCACTATTTAAACGCCCCGAGACTCACATACACTCACATACGGGGCTTAGTTACATGAGGCTACTCCCCAAGTGCCTCATTGTGCGCCTTGAATACGCCTAACGCTAAATGCTCGGGACTCGCCTAACAGTTATTATGCAAATCATATGCTGAATTTGTtaaatggaccttgggcctaactcaaccccaaaaactAGCTTATGA
Proteins encoded in this window:
- the LOC107784210 gene encoding putative methyltransferase TCM_000336; its protein translation is MDVEKVFHMTGGVGETSYSRNSSLQKKASDMVKHIILETVEEVYLATKPKSIGIADLGCSSGPNTLSNLKDILDKIESSCRKKLEQPAPEFRVFLNDLPTNDFNAIFQALPEFHQLLKQKRNGHENGGTSNIYIAAYPGSFYGRLFPDHCLHFIYSSYSLHWLSRVPPGLYDEQGNSLNKNSIYISEHSPSEVSKAYFNQFEEDLSLFLHSRSDELVSGGKMVLILLGREGFNHVDRGNAFFWKILYQALKNLTSKGEVEKEKLESYDVHFYAPCKEEIEAAVKVNGCFEVERLETFEIEKAIAKGMSYGTTVAMTVRSIQESMVAHHFGEAIIEELFQEYGRLVDEEMAKEEIRPITFLLLLRKP